The following proteins come from a genomic window of Sinorhizobium fredii NGR234:
- a CDS encoding FAD-dependent oxidoreductase, with protein sequence MTINGRHAEIAGAGIAGLTTAAALAQKGWSVRVHERGEELREIGAGIFMWENALRVLEAIGAYDEAIDGGERNQYWEIRDERERLLQSGWMMQGTRLYTILRSQLHKALANAATRAGVEIVVNSRVSGATEDGQLLLENGQKLKADLIVGADGVNSAVRNSLGLAKRVVDLQDGCGRYLIPRIPEDAAGRSLEYWNGGRRVGVVPASRDTVYLYVCCPASDHVGRLSPPDRKSWTKSFPALASYIDRLTDNGRWASFSDVTCHSWRKGNVAILGDAAHAMSPNLGQGAGVSMQTGFVLADELSRTPEIRAALASWEARQRPVVDATQKFSRLYGRVGTRWPRPLLDLRSAFVWGVGKSTRIQRRVNVAAHSDVT encoded by the coding sequence ATGACGATCAACGGAAGACATGCGGAAATTGCTGGCGCGGGAATAGCCGGCCTGACCACGGCTGCGGCGCTCGCGCAGAAGGGCTGGAGCGTGCGGGTACACGAACGCGGCGAAGAGTTGCGCGAAATCGGCGCTGGCATCTTCATGTGGGAAAACGCGCTGCGCGTACTCGAAGCCATAGGCGCCTATGACGAAGCGATCGACGGCGGCGAGCGCAATCAGTATTGGGAGATCCGCGACGAGCGCGAGCGTCTCCTCCAATCTGGCTGGATGATGCAGGGTACGCGGCTCTACACCATCCTGCGCAGTCAGTTGCACAAAGCGCTTGCGAACGCCGCAACGCGCGCCGGCGTCGAGATCGTCGTCAATTCCCGGGTCTCGGGTGCCACCGAAGATGGGCAGTTGCTCCTCGAAAATGGCCAGAAACTGAAGGCAGATCTGATCGTCGGTGCCGATGGGGTAAACTCGGCGGTTCGCAATAGCCTGGGCCTGGCGAAAAGGGTCGTCGATCTCCAGGATGGTTGCGGGCGCTATCTCATTCCCCGTATTCCGGAGGATGCAGCGGGTCGGTCGCTTGAATACTGGAACGGTGGCCGCCGTGTCGGCGTGGTGCCCGCGAGCCGCGACACCGTCTATCTTTACGTCTGCTGCCCGGCCAGCGACCATGTCGGGCGGCTCTCCCCACCGGACAGGAAATCCTGGACGAAATCCTTCCCTGCACTAGCTTCCTATATCGATCGCCTAACGGACAACGGTCGGTGGGCCTCCTTCAGCGATGTGACCTGTCATTCATGGCGCAAGGGCAACGTCGCGATCCTGGGCGACGCCGCTCACGCCATGTCGCCCAATCTCGGCCAGGGCGCTGGTGTCTCCATGCAGACCGGGTTCGTGCTTGCCGACGAGCTTTCCAGAACGCCTGAAATCCGTGCCGCCCTTGCGAGTTGGGAAGCGCGGCAGCGTCCCGTCGTCGATGCGACGCAGAAATTCTCGCGTCTTTATGGCCGGGTGGGAACGCGCTGGCCGAGGCCCTTGCTCGACCTGCGTTCCGCTTTCGTCTGGGGCGTGGGAAAATCGACGCGGATCCAGCGCAGGGTTAATGTCGCAGCGCACAGCGACGTGACTTGA
- a CDS encoding Lrp/AsnC family transcriptional regulator yields MSAIKRSPQTRHASLLRAGSGCEISTSDIELIRLLQADGRISFVDLAEKLGLTEKTVRRRVGELRALELIEITTVASPRAIGYSSVALVGIRIVGGSNRLDIAEQLFELNAVDYAVTTFGAYDILVELVCRDNRELGDLLDGAIRGMDGVREIDIFPYLSLHYQQPAWDRTQVKEGGSRFSSNIVLDKVDREIVRCLSQDGRMPFLEISRHIGISESQIRKRYARLLEQGAVQVLAMTNPRSIGYRTIAWVCLTVASGASITAVGDQVSALPSVAYIALCAGKFDIMAEVMCRDPDDLFELLDKRIKSLPGISSVQTILCEDFLYRRITPIEE; encoded by the coding sequence ATGTCAGCGATCAAACGATCACCCCAGACACGGCACGCGAGCCTGCTGCGTGCCGGCAGCGGTTGCGAAATCAGCACATCGGATATCGAGCTTATCCGCCTGCTACAGGCCGATGGTCGCATCTCCTTCGTCGATCTTGCCGAGAAGCTGGGACTAACAGAAAAGACGGTGCGCAGGCGGGTTGGAGAGCTTCGCGCGCTCGAGCTCATAGAGATTACCACGGTCGCCTCGCCAAGGGCCATTGGCTACAGTTCGGTGGCGCTCGTCGGCATAAGGATAGTGGGTGGCTCCAATCGACTCGACATCGCTGAACAGCTCTTTGAGCTCAACGCCGTTGACTATGCTGTCACGACCTTCGGTGCTTATGACATTCTCGTCGAGCTTGTGTGCCGCGACAATCGTGAACTCGGGGACCTGCTGGACGGGGCCATCCGAGGCATGGATGGTGTCAGGGAGATCGACATCTTTCCCTATCTCAGCCTGCATTACCAGCAGCCGGCCTGGGACCGGACGCAGGTCAAGGAGGGAGGCTCGCGGTTCTCTTCCAACATTGTGCTCGACAAGGTGGATCGCGAGATCGTTCGCTGTCTCAGCCAGGACGGGCGCATGCCGTTTCTCGAGATTTCCCGTCATATCGGCATCTCCGAAAGCCAGATCCGGAAGCGTTACGCTCGGCTTCTCGAACAGGGTGCAGTCCAGGTGCTCGCCATGACAAACCCGCGCAGCATCGGATATCGCACTATCGCATGGGTATGTCTGACCGTCGCATCGGGCGCCAGCATCACCGCAGTCGGTGACCAGGTCTCGGCACTCCCATCCGTCGCCTATATCGCCCTGTGCGCCGGCAAGTTCGACATCATGGCGGAGGTCATGTGTCGGGATCCAGACGACCTGTTCGAACTGCTGGACAAGCGTATCAAGTCGCTTCCCGGGATAAGTTCAGTTCAGACGATCCTCTGCGAGGATTTCCTCTATCGGCGGATTACGCCCATAGAGGAATGA